Proteins from a single region of Platichthys flesus chromosome 16, fPlaFle2.1, whole genome shotgun sequence:
- the kdm8 gene encoding lysine-specific demethylase 8 isoform X2, which yields MTHRSYFNLSLALWVLKASVSWTSSSMKTSSSMATVSSKISAALPPNEEQFPLQFSGTVESSVVDVLKRSRRQLYGDTASTSLSLWAQIILDVSWEKLNTGTWRHVDKEWRRVYSYGCLFKVAALCRDGPSENEVLQAVRTCDMGLLMGAAVLDNILQVLVGILQDEVRKSSKEEDEPAEVKRLKLERPDVPVIRPEFAIPRVKCPSLESFNTNQLLPLKPVILEGIIDHWPALNGHRWSIEYLRSVAGCRTVPVEVGSRYTDEAWSQTLITVNEFIDRYIMNKDGGTGLGYLAQHQLFDQIPELKEDIRLPDYCCLGEEDEDNITVNAWFGPGGTVSPLHQDPQQNFLAQVVGSKYIRLYSPEDTDKLYPHQSQLLRNTSQVEVENPDTERFPEFAKAPYLECVLRPGDVLFIPVQHWHYVRSLELSFSVSFWWS from the exons ATGACTCATAgatcatattttaatttgtctttagCTCTCTGGGTTTTAAAAGCCTCGGTGTCCTGGACTTCCT CTTCCATGAAGACCTCCTCATCGATGGCTACAGTCTCGTCTAaaatctctgctgctctgccccCTAATGAGGAACAGTTCCCTCTGCAGTTCAGTGGCACGGTGGAGTCAAGCGTGGTGGACGTGTTGAAGCGCTCCAGGCGGCAGCTGTACGGCGACACCGCGAGCACCAGTCTCTCACTCTGGGCTCAGATCATTCTGGATGTGTCATGGGAGAAGCTCAACACGGGAACGTGGCGCCACGTGGACAAAGAGTGGAGGCGTGTTTATTCGTACGGCTGCCTGTTCAAAGTGGCCGCTCTGTGCCGCGATGGGCCATCAGAGAACGAGGTCCTGCAGGCAGTTCGGACTTGTGACATGGGTTTGCTCATGGGTGCGGCCGTCCTGGATAACATACTTCAGGTTCTAGTTGGGATTCTGCAGGACGAGGTCAGGAAGTCGTcgaaagaagaagatgaaccAGCTGAGGTGAAG AGACTGAAGCTCGAGCGGCCAGATGTTCCTGTGATCAGACCAGAGTTTGCGATTCCCAGGGTGAAGTGTCCGTCGCTGGAGAGCTTCAACACAAACCAGCTGCTGCCCCTCAAACCAGTGATTTTAGAAGGGATCATTGACCACTGGCCTGCACTTAATGGACACCGCTGGAG CATAGAATACCTGAGGTCCGTGGCCGGCTGTCGGACCGTTCCCGTGGAGGTGGGATCCAGGTACACGGACGAGGCATGGTCCCAAACTCTAATTACGGTCAATGAATTCATCGATCGatatattatgaataaa GATGGAGGGACGGGTTTGGGTTATCTGGCTCAACACCAGCTTTTTGATCAG ATACCAGAGCTGAAGGAAGACATCCGTCTCCCTGATTATTGCTGTCTtggtgaggaagatgaagacaaCATTACAGTGAACGCATGGTTTGGACCTGGAGGCACAGTGTCTCCTCTTCACCAAGACCCGCAACAGAACTTCCTGGCTCAG GTTGTGGGGAGCAAATACATTCGCCTGTATTCCCCGGAGGACACGGACAAGCTGTACCCTCATCAATCACAGCTGCTTCGCAATACAAGTCAG gtggaggtggagaatCCAGACACGGAGCGGTTCCCGGAATTTGCCAAAGCTCCATATCTGGAATGCGTGCTGCGGCCCGGAGACGTGCTGTTCATCCCTGTCCAACACTGGCATTACGTCCGCTCCTTGGAGCTCAGCTTCTCCGTCAGCTTCTGGTGGTCGTGA
- the rmi2 gene encoding recQ-mediated genome instability protein 2, translating to MYKPEKSSLERKRPPPVKVLSCQLRSAENQGAAGGGDSWLIRPGKGRTLPVSLVWMQGTVMRAQLDQNTVLLMDETGTFSVQGVNNIPKGKACLSQGKYVMVMGVIQAASPEPVIRAVKMADLSEHATLHRRMWKLEVEELQQVLG from the exons ATGTATAAACCGGAGAAAAGCAGCTTGGAGAGAAAACGTCCTCCCCCGGTTAAGGTGCTCTCCTGTCAGCTCAGGAGCGCGGAGAACCAGGGGGCCGCTGGCGGCGGGGACAGCTGGCTCATCAGACCGGGAAAAGGTCGCACTCTCCCGGTGTCACTGGTGTGGATGCAGGGGACCGTGATGCGGGCGCAGCTGGACCAAAACACCGTCCTGCTGATGGATGAAACGGGGACATTTTCTGTTCAGGGTGTCAACAACATCCCCAAGGGGAAGGCATGTTTGTCCCAAG GCAAGTACGTGATGGTGATGGGTGTGATCCAGGCCGCCTCCCCGGAGCCAGTGATCCGGGCGGTGAAGATGGCAGATCTCTCGGAGCACGCAACGCTCCACAGGCGGATGTggaagctggaggtggaggagctgcagcaggttctgGGCTGA
- the ubfd1 gene encoding ubiquitin domain-containing protein UBFD1 — protein MATQDGSEEVIMETEAQPKEAEPPTEDAEKSEAGTTSHSDTGDATTQDSSISNGDDADDDREKVDLKIIWNKNKYDLKIPIDSTGAKLKERIHSLTGLTPAMQKVMYKGLLPEDKTLREIKITNGAKIMVVGSTMTDVLAVTTPKEVIQEEVKAEENKKEPLCRQKQHRKVLDKGKPDDIMAAIKGTKERLPTVPLSGMFNKSGGKVRLTFKLEQDQLWLGTKERTEKVPMGSIKNVVTEPIEGHEDYHMMAFQLGPTEASQYWVYWVPVQFVDAIKDTVLGKWQYF, from the exons ATGGCGACGCAGGATG GAAGTGAAGAAGTCATAATGGAGACTGAGGCACAGCCAAAAGAAGCTGAACCACCGACTGAAGATGCTGAAAAAAGTGAAGCGGGAACTACGTCTCACTCGGATACAGGAGACGCCACAACTCAGGACTCTAGTATTAGCAATGGGGACGACGCGGACGATGACCGGGAGAAGGTGGACTTGAAGATTATttggaacaaaaataaatatgatctgAAAATTCCTATTGATAGCACAGGAGCCAAACTAAAAGAGAGGATCCATTCACTCACCG GTCTTACCCCGGCAATGCAGAAGGTGATGTACAAAGGATTGCTCCCCGAGGACAAGACGCTACGTGAAATAAAGATTACAAATGGGGCAAAAATAATGGTGGTAGGATCGACGATGACCGATGTATTAGCCGTGACTACACCCAAAGAGGTCATTCAGGAGGAAGTCAAAGCggaagaaaacaagaaagaGCCTCTATGCAGGCAAAAG CAACACAGGAAAGTCTTGGACAAAGGTAAACCAGATGACATAATGGCAGCTATTAAAGGAACAAAG GAACGATTACCAACAGTGCCTTTATCCGGAATGTTCAACAAGTCCGGGGGAAAAGTTCGACTCACGTTTAAACTGGAGCAGGATCAGTTGTGGCTTGGAACAAAGG AGCGAACGGAGAAGGTCCCAATGGGCTCCATTAAAAACGTAGTGACTGAACCCATTGAAGGCCATGAGGACTATCACATGATG GCTTTTCAGTTGGGTCCGACAGAAGCGTCTCAATATTGGGTCTACTGGGTGCCTGTTCAGTTTGTTGATGCAATCAAAGACACAGTCCTTGGAAAATGGCAGTATTTCTAA
- the kdm8 gene encoding lysine-specific demethylase 8 isoform X3 yields the protein MTHRSYFNLSLALWVLKASVSWTSCKSSMKTSSSMATVSSKISAALPPNEEQFPLQFSGTVESSVVDVLKRSRRQLYGDTASTSLSLWAQIILDVSWEKLNTGTWRHVDKEWRRVYSYGCLFKVAALCRDGPSENEVLQAVRTCDMGLLMGAAVLDNILQVLVGILQDEVRKSSKEEDEPAERLKLERPDVPVIRPEFAIPRVKCPSLESFNTNQLLPLKPVILEGIIDHWPALNGHRWSIEYLRSVAGCRTVPVEVGSRYTDEAWSQTLITVNEFIDRYIMNKDGGTGLGYLAQHQLFDQIPELKEDIRLPDYCCLGEEDEDNITVNAWFGPGGTVSPLHQDPQQNFLAQVVGSKYIRLYSPEDTDKLYPHQSQLLRNTSQVEVENPDTERFPEFAKAPYLECVLRPGDVLFIPVQHWHYVRSLELSFSVSFWWS from the exons ATGACTCATAgatcatattttaatttgtctttagCTCTCTGGGTTTTAAAAGCCTCGGTGTCCTGGACTTCCTGTAAGT CTTCCATGAAGACCTCCTCATCGATGGCTACAGTCTCGTCTAaaatctctgctgctctgccccCTAATGAGGAACAGTTCCCTCTGCAGTTCAGTGGCACGGTGGAGTCAAGCGTGGTGGACGTGTTGAAGCGCTCCAGGCGGCAGCTGTACGGCGACACCGCGAGCACCAGTCTCTCACTCTGGGCTCAGATCATTCTGGATGTGTCATGGGAGAAGCTCAACACGGGAACGTGGCGCCACGTGGACAAAGAGTGGAGGCGTGTTTATTCGTACGGCTGCCTGTTCAAAGTGGCCGCTCTGTGCCGCGATGGGCCATCAGAGAACGAGGTCCTGCAGGCAGTTCGGACTTGTGACATGGGTTTGCTCATGGGTGCGGCCGTCCTGGATAACATACTTCAGGTTCTAGTTGGGATTCTGCAGGACGAGGTCAGGAAGTCGTcgaaagaagaagatgaaccAGCTGAG AGACTGAAGCTCGAGCGGCCAGATGTTCCTGTGATCAGACCAGAGTTTGCGATTCCCAGGGTGAAGTGTCCGTCGCTGGAGAGCTTCAACACAAACCAGCTGCTGCCCCTCAAACCAGTGATTTTAGAAGGGATCATTGACCACTGGCCTGCACTTAATGGACACCGCTGGAG CATAGAATACCTGAGGTCCGTGGCCGGCTGTCGGACCGTTCCCGTGGAGGTGGGATCCAGGTACACGGACGAGGCATGGTCCCAAACTCTAATTACGGTCAATGAATTCATCGATCGatatattatgaataaa GATGGAGGGACGGGTTTGGGTTATCTGGCTCAACACCAGCTTTTTGATCAG ATACCAGAGCTGAAGGAAGACATCCGTCTCCCTGATTATTGCTGTCTtggtgaggaagatgaagacaaCATTACAGTGAACGCATGGTTTGGACCTGGAGGCACAGTGTCTCCTCTTCACCAAGACCCGCAACAGAACTTCCTGGCTCAG GTTGTGGGGAGCAAATACATTCGCCTGTATTCCCCGGAGGACACGGACAAGCTGTACCCTCATCAATCACAGCTGCTTCGCAATACAAGTCAG gtggaggtggagaatCCAGACACGGAGCGGTTCCCGGAATTTGCCAAAGCTCCATATCTGGAATGCGTGCTGCGGCCCGGAGACGTGCTGTTCATCCCTGTCCAACACTGGCATTACGTCCGCTCCTTGGAGCTCAGCTTCTCCGTCAGCTTCTGGTGGTCGTGA
- the LOC133971251 gene encoding UNC93-like protein MFSD11: MADTRTFNVVILGVGFLFIFTAFTTCGNIEQTVVKSLENGTFTGSGYHSLGIIYGIFSFSNLLAPAVVTVLGPKISMFISGLLYSGYIAVFIIPSTWSFYFTSVLIGIGAALLWTAQGHFLVENSEASTINRNTGMFWALLQCSMLFGNLYIYFDWNGRAEISDSSRKNIFLSLLVTSILGTLSFLVLRRSHHEEETLSEEEGRLLLSTHAMYKHRASSAMQDAKSEFKTILQLLKTKTILLLSPCMAYSGLELSFYSGVYGTCIGATTQFGLAAKGLIGISGIVVGIGEIVGGGLFGLLCKNNRFRRTSVVFLAMVVHFVAFYLIFLNIPDDAPVVFKTTTQKNPYLTPSVSIALLCSFLLGLGDSCFNTQLYSILGCVYAEQSTPAFAIFKFIQSVFAAVAFFYSGYVLLMWQLLLMVILGFAGTLSFFVVERMQNISLDLQEY; this comes from the exons ATGGCAGACACAAGGACTTTCAACGTTGTGATCCTGGGTGTGGGATTCCTGTTCATTTTCACCGCCTTCACCACTTGTGGGAATATTGAA CAAACAGTAGTGAAAAGCCTGGAGAATGGCACTTTCACTGGGAGTGGTTACCACAG TCTTGGAATCATCTATGGCATCTTCTCCTTCTCAAATTTACTTGCACCAGCAGTTGTTACAGTATTAGGACCAAAGATTTCCATGTTTATCAGTGGCCTTCTCTACAG TGGGTACATCGCTGTGTTCATCATCCCGTCAACATGGTCCTTTTACTTCACTTCTGTACTCATTGGCATAGGAGCAGCAT TGCTGTGGACGGCTCAAGGACACTTTCTCGTGGAAAACTCAGAAGCCTCCACCATCAACAGGAACACTGGGATGTTCTGGGCTCTGTTACAGTGCAG CATGTTGTTTGGGAATCTTTACATTTACTTTGACTGGAATGGAAGAGCAGAGATATCAG acagcagcaggaaaaacatCTTCCTGTCCCTGCTGGTCACCTCTATACTCGGCACGCTCAGCTTCCTGGTGTTGAGGAGGAGCCATCACGAAGAGGAGACTCTCTCTGAAGAGGAAGGGCGCCTGCTGCTTTCGACACACGCGAT GTATAAGCACAGAGCCAGCAGTGCCATGCAAGATGCCAAGTCAGAATTCA AAACAATTCTGCAACTTCTGAAGACCAAAACTATACTGCTCCTAAGTCCCTGCATGGCATACAGCG GCCTCGAGCTATCTTTCTACAGTGGCGTGTACGGGACATGTATTGGAGCAACCACACAGTTTGGACTTGCAGCGAAAGGCTTGATTGGGATCTCTGGGATCGTGGTGGGCATCGGAGAAATAGTGG GTGGAGGCTTGTTCGGTTTGCTGTGTAAGAACAACCGCTTCAGACGGACCTCTGTGGTGTTTCTGGCAATGGTCGTCCACTTTGTCGCTTTCTATTTGATCTTCCTCAACATCCCAGATGACGCCCCCGTCGTCTTTAAGACCACGACCCAAAAGAACCCATATCTAACACCGAG TGTGTCCATTGCCCTGCTGTGCAGCTTCTTGCTCGGACTTGGGGACAGTTGTTTCAACACGCAGCTCTACAGCATACTAGGCTGTGTTTATGCTGAACAAAGCACGCCTGCTTTCGCTATCTTCAAATTCATCCAG TCGGTTTTCGCAGCCGTGGCGTTTTTCTACAGCGGCTACGTCCTCCTGATGTGGCAGCTCCTGCTGATGGTCATCCTGGGCTTCGCCGGAACGCTCAGCTTCTTCGTGGTGGAGCGGATGCAGAACATCTCCTTAGACTTGCAGGAATATTAG
- the kdm8 gene encoding lysine-specific demethylase 8 isoform X1: MTHRSYFNLSLALWVLKASVSWTSCKSSMKTSSSMATVSSKISAALPPNEEQFPLQFSGTVESSVVDVLKRSRRQLYGDTASTSLSLWAQIILDVSWEKLNTGTWRHVDKEWRRVYSYGCLFKVAALCRDGPSENEVLQAVRTCDMGLLMGAAVLDNILQVLVGILQDEVRKSSKEEDEPAEVKRLKLERPDVPVIRPEFAIPRVKCPSLESFNTNQLLPLKPVILEGIIDHWPALNGHRWSIEYLRSVAGCRTVPVEVGSRYTDEAWSQTLITVNEFIDRYIMNKDGGTGLGYLAQHQLFDQIPELKEDIRLPDYCCLGEEDEDNITVNAWFGPGGTVSPLHQDPQQNFLAQVVGSKYIRLYSPEDTDKLYPHQSQLLRNTSQVEVENPDTERFPEFAKAPYLECVLRPGDVLFIPVQHWHYVRSLELSFSVSFWWS, from the exons ATGACTCATAgatcatattttaatttgtctttagCTCTCTGGGTTTTAAAAGCCTCGGTGTCCTGGACTTCCTGTAAGT CTTCCATGAAGACCTCCTCATCGATGGCTACAGTCTCGTCTAaaatctctgctgctctgccccCTAATGAGGAACAGTTCCCTCTGCAGTTCAGTGGCACGGTGGAGTCAAGCGTGGTGGACGTGTTGAAGCGCTCCAGGCGGCAGCTGTACGGCGACACCGCGAGCACCAGTCTCTCACTCTGGGCTCAGATCATTCTGGATGTGTCATGGGAGAAGCTCAACACGGGAACGTGGCGCCACGTGGACAAAGAGTGGAGGCGTGTTTATTCGTACGGCTGCCTGTTCAAAGTGGCCGCTCTGTGCCGCGATGGGCCATCAGAGAACGAGGTCCTGCAGGCAGTTCGGACTTGTGACATGGGTTTGCTCATGGGTGCGGCCGTCCTGGATAACATACTTCAGGTTCTAGTTGGGATTCTGCAGGACGAGGTCAGGAAGTCGTcgaaagaagaagatgaaccAGCTGAGGTGAAG AGACTGAAGCTCGAGCGGCCAGATGTTCCTGTGATCAGACCAGAGTTTGCGATTCCCAGGGTGAAGTGTCCGTCGCTGGAGAGCTTCAACACAAACCAGCTGCTGCCCCTCAAACCAGTGATTTTAGAAGGGATCATTGACCACTGGCCTGCACTTAATGGACACCGCTGGAG CATAGAATACCTGAGGTCCGTGGCCGGCTGTCGGACCGTTCCCGTGGAGGTGGGATCCAGGTACACGGACGAGGCATGGTCCCAAACTCTAATTACGGTCAATGAATTCATCGATCGatatattatgaataaa GATGGAGGGACGGGTTTGGGTTATCTGGCTCAACACCAGCTTTTTGATCAG ATACCAGAGCTGAAGGAAGACATCCGTCTCCCTGATTATTGCTGTCTtggtgaggaagatgaagacaaCATTACAGTGAACGCATGGTTTGGACCTGGAGGCACAGTGTCTCCTCTTCACCAAGACCCGCAACAGAACTTCCTGGCTCAG GTTGTGGGGAGCAAATACATTCGCCTGTATTCCCCGGAGGACACGGACAAGCTGTACCCTCATCAATCACAGCTGCTTCGCAATACAAGTCAG gtggaggtggagaatCCAGACACGGAGCGGTTCCCGGAATTTGCCAAAGCTCCATATCTGGAATGCGTGCTGCGGCCCGGAGACGTGCTGTTCATCCCTGTCCAACACTGGCATTACGTCCGCTCCTTGGAGCTCAGCTTCTCCGTCAGCTTCTGGTGGTCGTGA